aagtagtagtagtagttgtagtagtagtagtagtagtagtagtagttatagtagcagcagtagtagtagtagtagtagtagtaagagaaggaggaggaagaaaaagaacagtaaATGAAAGGAACTAAgtaaaaatttatgaaataagtaaataaaaagtgtgtgtgtgtgtgtgtgtgtgtgtgtgtgtgtgtgtgtgtgtgtgtgtgtgtgtgtgtgtgtgtgtgtgtgtgtgtgtgtgtgtgtgtgtatatatatatatatatatatatatatatatatatatatatatatatatatacatatatatatatatatatatatatatatatatatatatatatatatatatatatatgtgtgtgtgtgtgtcatacggTCATTATGGTTACATATTATGTAGtgttttattttgttgatttCAAAATAGTCTTGTGATGTCCCCATGCCCTGGGCTGCCAGCGAGCTAATGCTTGCCCATTGGAACAACGAACtgcaaatggaggaaaaagaggacggaGAAAAAGAGGTGGGGCCTTCTGACGTCATGTCCTGGAGGAGGGGTGGAGCGTGCTGTGGTGTCTggtacgtttgagagagagagagagagagagagagagagagagagagagagagagagagagagagtacaaaactGCAGGTGGTTGGTGTCAGGAGTGTGATAACCCGATTTATTCACTGCTGTTGGTCTGGGAGCAAAGCTGGCAATGTCCAGCGAGGAGGCGTGCTTGCTTTACGGGCAGGGGTCGGGTCAGCAGGTGTGGCGGTCAGCATGCCGACAACAGCCTCGCATTCTGTACTTGGCTCCATACAGCCTCTCTTTATCTGTAGGCAGTGCTCTCAGCTTTCTTGTTTGTTACCTTCCTACATATGTGACACATCAGTACAGACCAACTAAGGCAAAATATATGCAAATAATTTATGAATCTCAGTATTTGTCCATTCAATGAGCATTTTCAATAAATGTAAAAGTGGTCTACACATGCGAAGTGTCGagtgcctgctgctgctgctgttgtgtgtgtgtgtgtgtgtgtgtgtgtgttatccctgATGAAAACCGGCTGGAGGATGGAGGGAACGTCCTAGCAACGTTTGTTGCGTTGgcggcgctgagagagagagagagagagagagagagagagagagagagagagagagagagagagagagagagaggcggggggaggggggaacaagtgtgtgtgtgtttgtgtgtgtgtgtcaccccagtacgtttatacatttttttccccttctctgcaAGCTTCATGGTGACCGCTACAATTTGGTATTTGTAGGGTGTGCAGCTGTGCATCGACTCTGAAGGGAAGATGGTATTGAAATAATTAATGAAACTAATTATATCAAAGACAATCCCGTCACCTTGCAGTGGAACTTTAACTTCATAGTGTGACAGTGACTGGAAGCATGTGTTAGAAGGCGAACACCCGAGTGGAGTTTCTATCACTGAATCCCAGCCACTAAATTTTGAGAAAGTCTGCCTTTTCCTTCGTTCGATTCGTACTCCGTTTTTTCTCACAGGATTGAGGTCCATGCACTTGCAGCAGTTACCACACACGGTTACCCTCGGTGTTGCCTGAGAACTTGCCTCACGTAGCATCCCTTGTTTTGTGCGATGCAACTTGCAAGTGATAAGATACCACTGTCACAAGGCGTATTACATCCTCCTCCCGACATATGGACATGTGTTTGTGCGTCAGGTGTTCGCACTCAGTAACAATCGCTGGCTCGGTGCACACACTCTACGGCGTTCCTTGCACGGCACCCACCATGTTGCAGGACTTGCTTGGACTACACCAACGCCACTTATGTTATACTGTTGAAATTTAAACCCAATGACTGGGATTTATTACTGAGTCCCTTAATTAAGGTATTATTTTACTGAATAAAGAGAATTAAGAAATCACTTATAACAAAGTACAGTACACTCAGGCAGAGGTAGACTGAGCTCAAACCAATCATCTTAGGTCTCGAAGAAACACGTGGCGCCCTAGTACTGACGGCGTCGCTCTAGACTAGTCACTGCTCGCTACTTCTTCACCAATAGGCAAACTAATCAAGCAGACAGCGGTAAGAACATGCAGGTATTATTAATGATGTCAGGAAACTTCAAACTGGGTAGTGATGGCAATAGTTGACATATAACAGGTTCAGACCCAGCTAGTATCAGAATACCGGTTGGCCTGTATGTCACCAGCAAGTCCAGTGCCAGATAGATTTTAAGTCAGCTAAACACCTCAGTTATGAGTTTAGTGAGTAGCAAGGTGGGCGTCTTACTTTAACCTCCGtgttagctgagagagagagagagagagggggggggggggatggggctGTTTGTGTTATATACAAAAAACTGTTTTTAGATGTATTTATCTATTCGGACAACTCAATATCCTGTCCTGTAGACATCACATCATCACTACATAGTTCTGGCTTCGTCACGAACATGTTTTTGCTTAAACAGCGAAAAGCAAAACGCaacttattttaattatttacaaCAAATGACTAGGTATCTTACATCATGTATAAACAGTGGACAGGTTGACTGACTTCCATTCATAGTTACATTATTTTTCTCCGCGATGAGCCTCCGTCTCGATCATTAAAGGGACTAGATTACTAGATTTGCACCATGCAACAATTGCACCCAAGCGGACTGACCGTATAAAAGTTTTCCCctcttacatatatatatatatatatatatatatatatatatatatatatatatatatatatatatatatatatatatatatatatatatatatatatatatttggaaacataaaataaagcaaaattcACTGCTCTCATTAAAGTGTctcatgagggttttttttttttttttttagtatttatcAGTTTCTGTTTGCAAGTGATGGCCTATAAGACATATTTCTCATCCTTGAAACAagttaacaacaacaaaatgacgAGGTGAGCATCCATATTCTTGTGGCAGCAACAAACACTCTTGCCGCTAAGACCACACAACTGACAGTCCGAACTCCTTGAAGCACATCTCAGGTCCAAGTTGACTTACTAAATAACTTTCTAGTAATTAGCAATATTTAGTAGTTTAAAGTAATATGATGCCGAATAAAAACTCAGTGCATATAAGGAACCCTCACACTGGCCACAACATTGCATGGTATGCCGCTGCCAACCTTGCAGAGTCCAACAAGCAGGAAGGCGTCGCTACCACCAGGAACACGAACAACCAACATTGAAACGAAGCAATATTACCAAACTTTGAATAAACTTCAATTAGCATTTTaagcaaaaaataattttaatgaCCTTTAATTTACTCATGAAGTAATTAATGGGCTCAACTGATTCATCAGACTACAGTTAAAACAAACACGTACGAGTGTGCAGGGGCGGCACCTTCATCATGGCCCGCACTTACATCACGTCAGCTCTTCACCTCAGTGAAGCTGAAAATTTGACAACAAATGGAATAAAAATTCCTGAAGCAATACAATAATGTTTTCCTAAATGACGCCACCTGCAGCGCCTTTCTTACGCTCCCCTAAACTGACTTCacacgtaaaaaacaaaacaaaaaatggacTAGTCAACACTCCcttggtaaaaaaaaattcctaaaatacataaatacaaaggccagtcagtcaaagtcagacGACACACCAAACAGAGTTACCCGTATCTGTTCCCGCCGGATGCGTGTGTGCTGCCACCCGGATTCTCGtaggtgatggtggcgatgtaGCCCCGCTGGTGGTCCGCCGTGTAGGAGACGACCTGCCGCCGCCCGTCAGGCAACAGCACGTAGTAGCGCCCCGTCACCGAGTTGCCGTTGCTTTGTTCCTCGTGACCGAAGTCGTTGCCCTTGTACTTGTCCTGAACACCGTAGCGGAATTCGTACGGCATCTGTTTCACGGAAAAAGTATCATGTAAATGAATATCATAAAGTGCATCCGTCTTATACAGTGTAACAATGTATAGATAACTGACATGGAATGGACTTGCGATACAGGCAGAAGAGGATACACCGAGGTTTTCTGAGGCCACACTCACCGGTGGGTAGCTGTAGGGGTTTTGGGCGCCGCTGCACTTCGCCGTTATCGCCGCAAGAATCACCATCATCACGCCAAAGGGAACCTGAGTACAGATATTATTGCTCTTTTACATACTATATATACAGCTCTATAGTCTAATATTACGCTTATTTACAATCAGATGCTGCATATTTTCCTGGTATGTAAGTTCATCGTTTACAGTCCAAAAGTACTCACAGTCCACGTCCAGGCAAGGTGGTTTGTCATAGTTACCGGTCGACTGAGGGAAACCTGGTCCTCGCGCACGTCTGTCGCGTCCCGTCACCTGTCAGCCTTGTAACACCTGAGGAGCCCACGTGTGACCCTCAACCCTGCCACGCCCCCCCTGCCACACACACCAGAAACCCTCATCCCTGCCACCCATACCAGACACCCTCACCCTTaccacccacaccacacaccctcACCTCTGCTACCCACACACCCATACATACTCGCCCCTgccacccaccctcacccctgCTTCCCACACTAGACACCCTCACCCTGCCACTCACACCAGAACGTTCTCACCCCTGCCACACACACCCTTGTACTTGTCAGTCTTAAAATGAACTCGGATAGGGAACAAAGTGTGATGGGAGTCGAGCTGCACAAACAAGAGAAAATCAATACAAAACAATTAACTATTGTTAATGAGtattaaggaaagaatagatatgAGGTTTCAATTGAgagcaacacttttttttcttttttttctttttttcggttTGGTGTGATGTGACCACAAGAACTGTCTTTAGGAGACGAACGAATCaacaaggaaaggaagttaaTGTCATTTACTTAGTTgttcaacatcattatcattgaTGAAGGTTATTATTATCAGCATCATTAttcttgttatcattatcatcattagcaTAAACCTTAATCACCTTTTTTTAGACTTATTCCCATCACAAAATTACCGAACACCTCTCACCTTCGAGGACCATTCCATGACTGTTGTTCCACACAAGCAAGCCTAACTATTCTCGGTAGCAGTGTTGTAGTACGACTGGCGACCGAACGACACCATCCTCCCTTATATAGACTCACTTTCACTGCGGCAGGAGGTGGTCAGCGCCGCCGTGACGTGCCCGGCGACTGCAGATGAATGAGGGAGATGCCGGAAATGGGGTTCTTGAAATAAACTAATGGAACCGGAATCAGAATGATGTAAGATTAGAACGAGGTAATTGTTAGCTATAGAGGAATGAGAACGAATGACGGTTCCTAAATGGGGTTCctaaaatacaaatactaatgGAACTGAAATCGAAATCAGGTAAAACCAGAGCAAAGATAATTATTAGCTATAAAGGAATGAGAAACAAATTAGGGAATTGTGTAATTGACACATCCTATCGGCAGAGTTCTTACACACtggaaaacatgaaaaaggaaaaaaaagtaggagcgttagaagaaaaaaaaaaagaaacattgaagAAAAATCATGCAAAACTTATTGTGCCAAGGAGTGGGTCTCGAAAAAAGGGACACGCATTGTATCCAGACTACACACGGAGTGTTGATGGAATGAATGGATGCTAAAAAGATTATATACTGATCTCATTATTTCCTATCTATGtatactatctatctatatgtctatccatACATTTAAATCCATCTATATTACATAATTACATCATTGTGCGTATTAGTCCATCCATTTTCATCGATTTATCGGGATATATCaatatatcaatatcaatatatatcaatatatatatatatatatatatatatatatatatatatatatatatatatatatatatatatatatatatatatatatatatatatatatatatatatatatatatatatatatatatatatatatatatatatatatatatatatatatatatatatatatatatatatatatatatatatatatatatatatatatatatatatatataagtatatgacacacacacacacacacacacacacacaaacacacacacacattagaaatAGATATAGTGCATTACATTAATTTTGTCCCGAGCAATTACTGTTGTTGTCTACACATGAATATGCTGCGTTCCGTGCACCACAAAACGGCGGTACGCGGTGCGCCTCGCGGCCAGTGCAGGCGACAGCTGGTGTTCTCCGGGCCATCAATCCTGCCGCGGTGAGCGGCGGCGAGAGGTGTTGTGGCCCGGACACACTTTCCCTTACGTAACATAAGGCATCAGATTCATTTCGAATAAAACTTTCGATgatttctttgttattatttgtaTTGCTGTTATAACAGCATCCCTGACTCAAGCAGAAGGCAGCCATGAAGAATGTCACGAGAAATCGTTCCTAACAAAAGTTTTACATTTGAGTCGTAAACTTTCATCCACAAGAACTGTGAATTCTTCAGTAAATGTAAATTATGAAAACGAACGTTACTAGCTACATTACTTGTTGATGATGAAGGCGGAAATATCAAACAAACGCTACGGCAATGCATGAAACATTAGTGCGCCTGTAGCTCCAGTACAGACATTTCCTATATGTGTTTACACCTATaataaggaaaacgggaagacttTCTTGCATTACGTAAGGAGGAGCAGATGGCGAGCTGCGCGGTGGCGAGGAGGACCTGGTGGTGACGCTGATGAGGTGGCCCCGACGCCCCAACCTCAACACATGCTGGTTTGGCGACACTTAATTAAAGGCGGAATATATGATGGCCcccgctttacacacacacacacacacacacacacacacacacacacacacacatcgtttaCACCTAGTTAACTCTTgttgcacatcgccataaacttTGTCTCACCTGCAAGTACAGACATACATATAAGACAAAAGTTAGAGACTAACCCCTTCAGCGAAAACTATTTATGTAGGTACATATCAATgagtataatagtaataatagtagtagtagcagtagtagtagtagtaataataataataataataataataataataataataataataataataataataataataataataataataataataataataataataataataataataataataataataataataataataataataataataataataataataataataataataataataataataataataataataataataataataataataataataataataataataataataataataataataataataataataataataataataataataataataataataataataataataataataataataataataataataataataataataataataataataataataataataataataataataataataataataataataataataataataataaaaataataataataataataataataataataataataataataataataatgatgatgctgatgatgatgataatcatCATGATAGCACCTGCACACCATTGCAGCGCCTCGTCCTCGCGTCTCGCCGCCTCCGCCTGGTCACTGCACGTGCCGGGCGTCGCGCCACACGCCCGCCACTTGGTCAGGCATAAAATACGTGAACTGGGAATCACTGCCCACATCTTTTCAACGCGACGGCCCTGAGAGGCAAGTCATGGAGTTCGAAGGTGTCAAGGAAACAAGATATTTTAATTGGCTCTTTTGttgacagtgaaaaaaaaaaaatatatatatatatatatatatatatatatatatatatatatatatatatatatatatatatatatatatatatatatatatatattgctgttcagggtaatattttttttttttaataaagtcAAATCCATTATCACTTTATATCAAGACAATATGCTTTGCTTACTAAGAGTCTACTGGTACGAGGCTAGATTAATAGTCGCCTCATTTACTTAGGACTTCACCCTTCCCACGTGCTGATCGATAAAACGGAAGAAAACTATCACTGGACTGAAGAATCATACGTTGCACACGAAAAGAGATAGACTAAAATTGCCGCCACTTCCCTGGCGCACGCGCCTTCACACTTGCTTCCTCTGTCGACCTCTTGCGTGTATATGATAAAGATATCTTCCCTTATTCCAATCTGAGTGGTCTATTCCTGCCGTCACCAATACATTAtagcacctactactactactactagtttaataataataataataataataataataataataataataataataataataataataataataataataataataataataataataataataataataataataataataataataataataataataataataacaacaacaacaacaacaacaacaataataataataataataataataataataataataataataataataataataataataataataataataacatcaatgatACAAGAACAGAGAACGGTAATGGCCCTTTCTCCATAGCCCTCCCACACACTTCGCCGCAGCTTGAGGGTCCTCGCGTCGCATCTGTAAGGGCGGCGAGAGGAAGGTCTGACAGTGGCGCGCATTCAGTTATCCTTCCAGCCTCCGAGGAATACAAGGGACGAAGTGCTTCAAGAGGAAGGACGACAGGAGC
The DNA window shown above is from Eriocheir sinensis breed Jianghai 21 chromosome 3, ASM2467909v1, whole genome shotgun sequence and carries:
- the LOC127003417 gene encoding pro-resilin-like isoform X2 produces the protein MMVILAAITAKCSGAQNPYSYPPMPYEFRYGVQDKYKGNDFGHEEQSNGNSVTGRYYVLLPDGRRQVVSYTADHQRGYIATITYENPGGSTHASGGNRYG
- the LOC127003417 gene encoding pro-resilin-like isoform X1, translated to MEWSSKVPFGVMMVILAAITAKCSGAQNPYSYPPMPYEFRYGVQDKYKGNDFGHEEQSNGNSVTGRYYVLLPDGRRQVVSYTADHQRGYIATITYENPGGSTHASGGNRYG